A region of Vigna radiata var. radiata cultivar VC1973A unplaced genomic scaffold, Vradiata_ver6 scaffold_48, whole genome shotgun sequence DNA encodes the following proteins:
- the LOC106752886 gene encoding LRR receptor-like serine/threonine-protein kinase FLS2 has protein sequence MMLSLKIRLTTFVVLSIVSIVSHAETSLEVEIEALKAFKNSITGDPSGALADWVDSRNHCNWSGIACDPSSNHVISISLVSLQLQGKISPFVGNISGLQVFDITSNSFTGYIPAELGLNTQLTQLNLVDNSLSGPIPPQLGSLKSLQYLDLGNNFLNGSLPESIFNCTSLLGIAFNFNNLTGRIPSNIGNLVNLVQIAGFGNNLVGSIPLSVGQLGALRALDFSQNKLSGVIPREIGNLTKLEYLELFQNSLTGKIPFELGKCSNLSSLELSDNQLIGSIPPELGNLVKLEKLKLHKNNLNSTIPSAIFQLKSLTHLGLSQNNLEGTISSEIGYMNSLQVLTLHLNKLTGEIPSSITKLTNLTYLSMSQNLLSGELPSNLGVLRNLQFLVLNANHFTGPIPPSITNCTGLVNVSLSFNALSGKIPEGFSRSPNLTFLSLASNKMTGEIPDDLYNCSNLSTLSLAMNNFSGLIKPGIQNLSKLQRLQLNVNSFTGPIPPEIGNLNQLITLSLSENKFTGQIPPEFSKLSRLQGLTLHANLLEGTIPDKLSELKGLTELFLHQNRLVGQIPDSLSKLEMLSFLDLHGNKLNGSIPRSMGKLNQLLVLDLSHNQLTGSIPGDVIANLKSMQMYLNLSYNHLVGNVSTELGMLEMIQAIDISNNNLSGFIPKTLAGCRNLFNLDFSGNSISGPIPAEAFNHMDLLESLNLSRNHLDGEIPDILAELDHLSSLDLSQNDLKGVIPEGFANLSNLVHLNLSFNQLEGPVPKTGVFAQINASSVMGNQDLCGAQFLLPCRKTKHSLSKKGIIIIASLGSLAILLVVIILILTRGTKLCNSKERDSSVNHEPDYNSALALKRFSTKELENATRFFSADSIIGASSLSTVYKGQMEDGQVVAIKRLNLQQCSSNTDKIFKREANTLSQLRHRNLIKVLGYAWESGKMKALVLEYMKNGNLDSIIHGNEVDQSVISRWTLSERVRVFISIAEALDYLHSGYHIPIVHCDLKPSNILLDRDWEAHVSDFGTARILGLHLQEGSTLSSSAAVQGTVGYMAPEFAYTRKVTTKADVFSFGIIVMEFLTKRRPTGLSEENGLPITLRELVAKALADGTEQLMNVVDPLLTWNVTKDYDEVLAELFKLSLCCTIPDPEQRPNMNEVLSALVKLQTTLSC, from the coding sequence ATGATGCTCTCCCTAAAGATTAGGTTGACTACATTCGTTGTCCTTTCCATTGTATCCATAGTTTCCCATGCTGAAACAAGCTTGGAGGTTGAAATTGAAGCCTTGAAAGCTTTCAAGAACTCCATCACTGGTGACCCAAGTGGGGCTCTAGCAGACTGGGTAGACAGTCGCAACCACTGCAATTGGTCTGGCATTGCATGTGACCCATCTTCAAATCATGTCATTTCGATTTCTCTAGTTAGTCTTCAACTCCAAGGGAAGATTTCACCTTTCGTTGGGAACATTTCAGGCCTTCAGGTTTTTGATATAACTTCAAACTCATTCACTGGCTACATTCCTGCTGAACTCGGTCTTAATACTCAACTTACACAACTTAATCTTGTTGACAATTCTCTCTCAGGTCCCATCCCTCCACAATTAGGTAGCCTTAAAAGCCTGCAGTATTTGGATTTAGGTAACAACTTCTTGAATGGAAGCCTCCCTGAGAGCATATTCAACTGCACTTCTTTGTTGGGTATTGCTTTTAATTTCAACAATCTTACAGGCAGAATCCCATCAAACATTGGGAATCTAGTTAACCTTGTACAGATTGCAGGTTTTGGAAATAATTTGGTAGGATCTATACCTCTTTCCGTAGGTCAGTTAGGAGCTTTGCGAGCTCTTGATTTTAGCCAAAACAAGTTGTCAGGTGTAATACCTCGAGAGATTGGAAACCTGACAAAATTAGAATACCTTGAATTGTTCCAAAATTCCTTGACTGGGAAAATTCCTTTTGAGCTTGGTAAGTGTAGCAATCTTTCAAGCCTTGAGTTATCCGATAATCAGCTTATTGGAAGTATTCCTCCTGAGCTAGGAAATTTAGTTAAGTTGGAGAAATTGAAGTTACACAAGAATAACTTGAATTCCACCATCCCTTCAGCCATATTCCAGTTGAAATCATTAACACATCTAGGCCTCTCACAGAATAACTTAGAGGGAACAATATCTTCTGAGATTGGATATATGAACTCCTTGCAGGTTCTAACCCTGCATTTAAATAAGTTAACTGGGGAGATCCCTTcatcaataacaaaattgaCAAACTTGACATATCTGTCAATGAGCCAGAATCTACTCTCAGGTGAACTTCCTTCAAACTTGGGTGTGCTTCGTAATTTGCAGTTTCTTGTTTTGAACGCAAACCACTTTACTGGACCCATCCCGCCTAGCATTACCAATTGTACCGGACTGGTAAATGTAAGTTTGTCTTTTAATGCTTTAAGTGGTAAAATTCCTGAGGGTTTTTCCAGGTCACCAAATCTTACTTTCCTCTCTCTTGCATCCAACAAAATGACTGGGGAAATCCCGGATGACCTCTATAACTGCTCAAATCTTAGCACTCTAAGTTTGGCAATGAATAACTTCAGTGGATTGATAAAACCAGGTATCCAAAACCTGTCTAAACTTCAACGCCTACAGTTGAATGTAAATTCTTTCACAGGACCAATTCCACCAGAGATTGGAAACTTGAATCAACTCATTACTCTATCCCTCTCTGAAAATAAGTTTACAGGTCAAATTCCTCCAGAATTTTCCAAACTTTCTCGCCTTCAGGGGCTCACTCTTCATGCCAATTTATTAGAAGGTACAATACCTGATAAGCTCTCCGAATTAAAAGGACTAACCGAACTTTTCCTGCATCAAAATAGGTTGGTTGGGCAAATACCTGATAGTCTCTCAAAGCTTGAGATGCTTTCCTTCCTAGACCTTCATGGCAACAAACTTAATGGGTCCATTCCAAGAAGCATGGGGAAGCTAAACCAACTTTTAGTTTTGGATCTCTCTCACAACCAGCTTACAGGATCAATTCCTGGTGATGTCATTGCAAACTTAAAAAGCATGCAGATGTATCTCAACCTTTCTTACAACCACTTGGTCGGAAATGTTTCAACTGAGTTGGGCATGCTGGAAATGATACAGGCTATTGACATTTCAAACAATAATCTTTCGGGTTTCATTCCCAAAACACTTGCTGGGTGCAGAAATCTGTTTAATCTTGATTTTTCAGGAAACAGTATTTCAGGTCCTATTCCCGCGGAAGCGTTTAATCACATGGACTTGCTTGAAAGCTTAAACCTCTCAAGGAACCACTTAGATGGTGAAATCCCTGATATACTGGCAGAACTTGATCATCTTAGTTCCCTAGATCTTTCTCAGAATGACTTGAAGGGAGTTATTCCTGAGGGCTTTGCCAACCTTTCCAACTTGGTGCATCTCAACCTTTCCTTCAATCAACTTGAAGGTCCTGTTCCTAAGACCGGAGTATTTGCACAAATCAATGCATCTAGTGTGATGGGAAACCAGGATCTTTGTGGAGCTCAGTTCCTACTGCCATGCAGGAAGACAAAACACTCACTTTCCAAGAAGGGCATAATTATTATTGCTTCACTTGGATCTCTAGCTATACTTCTAGTGGTAATTATTCTAATTCTCACTCGTGGCACCAAACTCTGCAATTCTAAAGAAAGAGACAGCAGTGTAAATCATGAACCAGACTACAATTCAGCATTGGCACTTAAAAGGTTCAGTACAAAGGAATTGGAGAATGCCACTAGATTTTTCAGTGCGGACAGCATCATCGGTGCTAGCAGTTTGAGCACAGTTTACAAGGGTCAAATGGAAGATGGCCAGGTTGTTGCCATAAAAAGGTTGAATTTGCAACAATGCTCTTCCAATACTGACAAGATCTTCAAGAGAGAAGCCAACACCTTGAGCCAGTTGAGACATAGGAATTTGATCAAAGTACTTGGATATGCCTGGGAGAGTGGGAAAATGAAGGCTTTGGTTCTGGAgtacatgaaaaatggaaatttgGATAGCATCATACATGGAAACGAGGTAGATCAGTCTGTGATCTCTAGGTGGACATTATCTGAAAGAGTCCGAGTCTTCATATCTATTGCTGAAGCATTGGATTATTTGCACTCGGGTTATCATATTCCCATTGTGCACTGTGATTTAAAGCCTTCCAACATTCTTTTAGATAGAGACTGGGAAGCTCATGTCAGTGACTTTGGCACAGCTCGAATACTTGGTCTTCACCTACAAGAAGGTAGTACCCTTTCGTCGTCAGCAGCTGTGCAAGGCACAGTTGGCTACATGGCACCAG